The genomic segment CGTCAAGTCAATCCGATACCGCTTCTTCGACATACGGGCCCCATGAATCGGCCCGCGACACGGCGAGAACCGATTGGCTGCGGGGGACGCAGTGCTTAGCATGACAACACTTCCGCCTTTGGTCGATACAAGGGACTAGGACTGGCCCAGAACGAGAACAACCCCGGGATCGAAACCCCGGGGTGTTCTAGAGACCTCGAACGCTACCCCCCCTGGTTTCGTCCGGATCTTGTGAAACGTTTCGGCCTGCCGGCGGGTACCTTGAGCGTTTTTTGCCGGTCAGGTGCACTTTCTTGCGCAAGCAGCTTCGCCTCAGCAATGAGAAGCTCCCGGACTACATGATCCGAATGGGGCTCTTCCGCCCCGGCCAAGATATCCATGTCGAAGCTGCCGGCGATGGCAACATCAACTGGGTGCGTCGGGCCTTCGTGCCGGGGGAGGCTTCCTACATCGTGAAGCAAGCGCGCCCGGCCCTGGAGAAATTTCCCGAGTACGAGGTGACGACGGAGCGGCTGATCTTCGAGGCCGGCTACCTCGACCGGGTGCGTCCGATCGATGAGGACCGCGTCTGCCCCGAGGTCGTGCGCTTCGACGCCGACGAGCGGGTACTTGTGCTCGAAGATCTCCGAAACGCAACGCGTCTCGACAAAGCCCTGCGCGATGGACGAGACGTGACCGTTGCCATGGAGACGCTCGCCCGCTTCCTGGCACGCGTTCACTCGGCCACTGCCGAAGACCCGGGCTTGGCGGCTGCCTTCCAGAACGACGCGATGCGCCGCCTTCACGGCGATCACATCTTCGTTCTCCCATACGAAGAAGCCTTCCCCGCGCCGCCCGCCACCGCGAAACGCGCCGCCGAACTGAGAGCGGATCGCGAGCTTGCAGCAATTGCTCGTACCGCGTACGAGGCCTATTTGCGCCCGGTGGGCCCGCTGGTCCATGCGGATGTCCAGGCCAGAAATATCCTGCTGGAAGCGACCGGTCCCAGGCTGCTCGATGCCGAGATCTCCCACGCTGGGGACCCGGCATTCGATCTGGGTACGTTGCTGGCCCACCTGGCGATGCCAGCTGCCGCACGAGGCGAAGCTGCTACCGCAGTGCCCGTGCTTCAAGCCGTATCGGAGGCCTACCGGAACGAACGCGGAGCCGAGGCTGCTCCGCCGGACGCCGATGTCATGCGCTACGCCGGCTTGGAATTGATCCGCCGCACGATCGGCGCCGCACGGGTGTCGTTCGTCGAAGAGGATGAAGCAGGGCTCGCGGTCCTGGCGCTGGGAGTAGCATGGGCCCGAGGACGCTGACCTTGCCAGGGGGATGGTCGGGCTATTCGTCGACCGGCGGAGGCGGAGGCTCGGCGCCGTAGGGACGGGGGTGCGGTTCCTGGTCTTCCGTGTCGTCGTCGAGGGAGGCCCAGTGGATGCGTTGGTAATCGAAGCGTCCGTCGGCGATCACGTTGAACTTCACGATCTCGAAGTACGGAGACAGGTCGAAATCCCGCGGGGTCAGCAGGGTCGGGTGACGCATCTTGAACAGGCCGGTGTAGCCGCCACTCTCGTAGCCGAAGATGCGCCGCAGGAGCCGGCCCCGAACGCCCGGCGTCGGTTCGGCCTCGGCGTCGAAGCCATCGGGGAACTCGACGTTCGGCAGGATCGGGAAGCGCACCTTGTGAAAGGTCCGGCCGAGCAGGCTGGAACAGATCACCTCGGTGGGCATGGAGCTGCCGAAGTGGAGCGCCGTGCGTCGGAAACGGTCCGGGATGATGCGGACCGGGAAGAGGTAACGACCGAGGTCGAGGACATTCCGGAGGTCGTAGCGCCAGCCGATCGCGTCGATCTGATCATCGAGCACCATCTTCAGATCGTCTGGCTGGATCCGGTGAGGCCGCGCGACTCGGATGTTGTAGTCGATGTACCTCGTAACCGGGGAAGCCACGACGCCATGGGGCAGTGCCTCGACGATCAACCACTCCGCATCATCTCCGAACTGTTCCCGGACACGCTCGGCCGACGGGCCTCCGCGCCTCACCAGCTCGTCGCCGACGAAGAGGGCAGCATGGGACCAGGAACTCTGGGTCAGGTACTTGATGATGGCGGAGGCACGGTTGTCGCCCTCGACGAGCAACACATCCCCTTTGCGGAGGTGGCGGCGAAGCGCCTGCGGGTCGTTCCACCCGCGCCGTTCATACCGCGAAAGGGGCTCCGTCAGGAAGTCCACGATCCTGTTCGTGATCCAGCGTCTCAGGCCCACGGCTCGTCGGTACCTCCCCGAGTCTTCATCGGAATGTTCACCCTACCGGGTTGAATCGCCCTTCGGGCGATAGGGATTGAATCGCCCTTCGGACGGTGGGGGTTGAGGCCTCGATGAGCCCCAGCGGCCCGCACAAGGAGGGAAAAGTCCTTGAAATCCATGGTCTTCTGCAAGGGGGTCAGGTATCCTTTGCCCCTCCTTGAAAAAGCTCTGATTTTTCAAGGGGTTACGTCATTTTTCCTATCCCGGGACGCGAGTCGCGAGCCGAGCCGAACCGGGATGGGTCGTGGAGACACGGGCAGATGGATGTCAGGATCAAGCTCAACGTCTCGTTTACCGTGTCGGGCACTGGGCTCGAGGACGCTCTCGCCGAGTATGACGAGCTGACGGTCGCGGGCATGCTGAGCGAGATCCTCGATAAGTCCATCGCCTGCGACGAGATCCAGGTCGATATCGCTGAGGGCCCGAACACCCTCGAGGAATACGACAAGCAGACCGGCTGAGCGCGCGCTCCCCTCTCAGAAGAGGGTGAGCTGGCGAGGCCCTTCCGGCTCCGGCGGTTCGGTGGCCTGCCTCCGCGGCGGCGCAGTGCGCGACGGGAGCTTCTCGTGGCGCAGGCGCGGCTGGTAGATACCGTGGGCTCGGGCGAATTCCAGCAGCGTCTGGTTGAAGCTGCGAAACCGGAGACCGTGGTTGAAGTGGCGCAGGTGGGCCAGTTCATGACACAGCGTGGCCACGAGGCTCGAGTATTTGAGCGGCTTGCCCGTCGTGACGTGGCGGAGCCGAATCTTGATCGTGCCGTCCGAGTAGCAGATGCCGTAGCGGTTCTTGACGTTCGCGCGCTCCGCTTCGATCGCGCGGTAGCGCAGCTCGAAATGCGTCGCGATGAACCGGGCATCACGGTTCAACCTCACCATCAATGCGTCGCGGGTCTTGCGGTCCAGAATCTCTCCCACCCCACGGGAACATCTCGGCGCGACGAGGTTCCGTCAAGTACGCTTGGCCTGTGTCGAAGCCGCAGGCTCCGCTTTTCCCGCTCTCGAACGTCACGCTGTTTCCTGGCACAGGCGCTCCGCTGCACTTGTTCGAGCCGCGCTATCGCCAGATGATGCAGGCCGCCCTCGATGCGGATCGGGTGATCGTCATGGCAACCGTGCGCCCGGAGCACGCGCACGAGATGGCGGGAGAGCCACCCGTCTACCCGATTGCCTGCGCGGGTTTCATCCAGAACTACCAGAAGCTCGCGGACGGCCGCTTCAACATGCAGCTTCAGGGAACCCACCGCGTTCGAATCCTGCGCGAGCTACCCCCGACAGACGAACGGCTCTACCGCATGGGCGAGTTCGAGCGCCTCGAAGAAACGATCGTGGATGCGACCCATTGCCACACATTGCGAGAGCGCGTGACCGAGCACCTGACGGAACTGGCGCGAGAGACGACCGGGCTTTCGTTGGAGCACACGGTCGGCCGGCTCACGACGATGGATCTACCGACCTTCGCCGACACGGTCTGCCAGACGGTCGGGTTGCCCGTCGCAGAGAAGCAGGCACTCATCGAAGCCGACAGTTTCGACGAGCGACTTCGCCGCCTTCAAGGAACATTGGAGTTCCACCGCGCCCTGATCGAACGCGGAGGAACGGGACCCGGCGCGGGAACCGTTCATTGACGGCCCCGGTCCGTGCTTTCCGAGCGGTTCCTGGGGCTTTCTGGAGTGTCCATTTGTGACTTTTGAGATTTGAAGATATTGGCTGGATGATGCTGATTTTGTCCGAATTTCGATGATTTGGACGGGCACGAAAATCAGGCGATGACACCGCGGAGGCGTCAGCCAAGCTGCCTCATGGAGAACGCGGAACCCCGCGAAGTTGCGGCCCGATCTGGGTTGCAAACACTGGTTTCCTGGGCTTCCGAGGGGGCTTCGACGTGAACCGCATGCGTGTAGGGCAATGGCTGGAACGGGGGGCGATTCGATTGCGAAGCCCGACGCTGCATGCTCTACTCCCGCTTCGTCTGGGGTGAGAGCTGGCGGGTTTCTTCGAATTCCCGAATTTCCGTTGGGATCCCCTGGAAACCCCCCGATTTCAGGCAGTCCCATGCACCACCCCCCCAAGGTGTGGGACGGCGTTCTAACACGCCTCCGCACCCGTATGCCGCCGATCGCCTTCGAGGCGTGGATCCTTCCGCTATCTGCGCAGATGGACGAAGACTCGAGTGAGTTGCGCCTCCTTGCGCCGGGCACCTTCCACGAGGCGCGGATCCGCGGCCGGTATCTGCATGTCATCCGAGAGGCGCTAGAGCAGGAGACCGGCGGAGCGATCGGCTTGAGGCTCTCCTCCGAAGCATCGCTACCGGCCGCTCCGCCGCTGGCCGAAGCCAAGGGAAGCGAAGCCAAGGGAGCGCCAGATGTTCCCCGCCCAGCCAACGAGGACGGGGCCACAGCCAGCGCGCGACCTGATCCGAAGCTGTCACCCTTCCAACCCGGGCTTTCGCGATCCTTCGACAGCTTCGTCGTCGGCCCCGAGAACGCACTCGCCCGCGAGGCATCCATCGCCCTTGCTCACCGGCGGCAATCGGGGATCAGCCCGCTGTTTCTCGCGGGTCCGTCGGGTGTCGGGAAATCCCACCTGGCGCGGGCTCTGGCCACAGAAGCTTCCGGGCTCTACGTCTCCGCCGAGGCATTTACCAATGCATTCACTTCGGCCCTTCGCCGCAAGGACACCGAAGCCTTCAAGCGTCGCTTCCGGGATTGCCAGCTCCTCGTCATCGAAGACGTGCAGTTCCTGGAGGGCAAGAACGCCACACAGATGGAGCTGCTCTACACCTTGGAGCAGCTCACGCTCGCCGGCCGGCCGGTGGTGCTTACCGGCGACCGGCTGCCGCGGGAGATGAGTGGACTGCAGCCCCGGCTGGTTTCCGAGATGACCCGAGGCCTGGTTGCCGAGATCGAACCGCCGGAGCGCGACCTGCGGCGACGGATTCTCAAGGCCAAGGCCTCGAGCGGCGGCGTGCGCGTGCCGGAGGAATGCCTCGACCTGTTGGTGGATCGCGCGAAGGGCAGCGTGCGAGATCTCGAGGGCGTCCTGATCCAGCTCGTCGCGAGTGCCTCCCTGCTCTCACGCCAAATCGACGTACCTCTCACCGAGGCGGCCCTGCGAAAGATCGCCCCTGCCGAGGCCGGCCCGCTCCGGGTCGATGCAGTGGTCGAGCGAGTCTCCAGCTTCTTCGGCCTGAGCCCCCAGGAGCTGGCCGGCAGGAGCCGCCGCAAGGCCATCCTCGTCCCGCGCCAGATCGCCGTCTACCTGAGCCACCGCTACACGAACGCCACCCTGACCGATATCGGTCGCGCCGTGGGCCGCGACCTGCCCGCAGTCAAGAACGCAATCCAGGTGGTGGAGCGAGCCATCCTCGAGCAAGCCCCGCTCCGCTATCAGGTCGAGGCCATCGTGGAACGCCTGGGCATCCCGGAGCGTCCCGCCCTCCGAGTCGTCCAGCCGCAACAGAGCGGTGGCTCCTCAGCACATCAGGGACGCGGCAAGCTCTCGGGCTCGTGATCCCCTGAGGATCGTCCCTTTCGTTGCTCCAGGCGGGATTCACCCGCGCCGTCGCGCCAGCGAGCCGGTCCGGAGAGCTCGCTCCGATGCTCGGGCTCCAGGGACGGAGGGTCTTTCTCCGGGTCGTCGTAGCGTTCGACGGTGTGGTAGAGCGTGCTGCGTTGGACGGGGATGCGGCCCATCTCGCGGATCAGGCGACGCATTTCCTCCGCCGGGAGGTTCTCTCCGAAATCGGAGCCGGATTCGCGGCTGATCGATTCCTCCATCAGCGTTCCACCGAAATCGTTGGCACCGGCTTCGAGGGCGAGCTGAGAGAGCTTCGGACCCATCTTCACCCAGGACATCTGGATGTTGGTAATCCACGGCCGCAGGAAGAGGCGGGCCACCGCGATCAAGCGCAGATCGTCCGCCCCCGAGGGACCGGGCCGCGAGTGGACCCAATGGCCGAGCACATTCTTCTCGTGGATGAAGCCGAGCGGAACGAATTCCGTGAAGCCACCGGTTTCTCGCTGGAGCTCGCGGAGCACATCCAGGTGGGTGACCACGTGCTCCGGCTCTTCGATGTGGCCGTACATGATGGTCGCGGTCGAACGCAGGCCCACATTGTGGGCCGCGCGCACGATCTCCTTCCAGCGCTCGGTCATCAGCTTGTTCGGTGAGAGGACGCGGCGCACCGAATCATCCAGGATCTCCGCGGCTGTGCCGGGCATCGTTCCCAGGCCGGCGTCGAGCAGCCAGCGCATCTGCTCTTCGAGCGGCATGCCACACTGCTTCGAGATGTAGTCCATCTCCTCGGGCGAGAACGCGTGAATATGCAGTTTCGGAAACTCGGCCTTCAGATGCGTGAGGATGCCGCGGTAGTGGTGATGATCCTTCTGGGGATCGATCCCACCCTGGATGCAGACCTCCGTGGCCCCGCGGGAGACGGCGTCGCGCGCCTTTTCGTTCATCTCCTCGAAGCTGCGGTCGAAGGCCTCTGCCTCATCCCGATGCCGCGCGAAACCGCAAAAGCTGCAGCCGACGTAGCAGACATTGGTGAAGTTGATGTTCCGGGTGATGACGAAGGAGACGTCGTCACCGCAATCATCTTGGCGGGCGACATCGGCAGCACGCAACAAGGCGTGGAAATCCGGCCCTTCTGCTCTCAACAGGCGTAGCGCCCCGTCCTTGGTGAGCTCTTGGCCCGAAAGGGCGCCGTCCAGCAGGACAGCGACATCTTTCGAGACATCTGCCAGCAATCGTTCGAGCATCACGCGGCCTCCAGGCTCAGGCGTGGGCGCGCGTAGCCGTCATCGTTCGCCAGGGCGCGCGTCACATCGAGCACGGACGGGTCGAAGAATTCGGATTTCGAAAGGTGGTGTGGATACACAGGCAAACGCTCGACCAGGCTCTGCCCTGCCGCCTCGCAGCGGTCGCGCAACTCGACCAACGCGGGCCACGGCGCTTCCGGGTTGATGTAGTCGACGGTGATCGGCGAGACGCCGCCCCAATCGCTCACGCCGCTTTGCATCAACTCACCCATCAAATCCGGCGCCAGGTTCGGCGGGGCCTGGACCTGGATGTCACGGCCGAGCACCAGCCGTGCCATTGCCACCCAACCGATCACCGCCGCATCGGGAAGCGACGAGGCCCAGCGCATACGAGTACCAGGCTTCGGATGGAAGGGCTGAATGATCGCTTCCTGGATATGGCCGTGTCGATCATGCAAGTCGCGGATCGCGAAGAGCGTATCGACGCGCTCCGCATCATCCTCGCCGATCCCGAGCAGCAGCCCCGACGTGAAGGGAATCCGGAGCTCGCCCGCCTCCTCGTGCATTCGAAGCCGCAGCGCCGGATCCTTGTCAGGCGCGTACTGATGAGCCTGCCCCTTGCCGCGCAGGCGGGTACTGGTCGATTCGAGCATCAGACCCATGGACGCGTTCCAACCGCGCAGCGCCGCCATCTCCTCGGCCGTGAGAATCCCCGCATTCGTATGCGGCAACATGCCGCCCTCGAAGGAGACCTTGCAGGCTTCGACCAGGTATTCGGCCGTCGATGCGAACCCCTCGCCGGCCAGCCATTGCTTGTGATCGCGATAGGCGATCTCGGGCTTGTCTCCCAGGCAGAAGAGCGCCTCGATGCATCCCATCTGGACGCCGCCCTTCGTCAGGCTGGCAACCTCCTCCAGGCTGTAGGTCCTTGCCTCGGGGGAGTCGGGCGTCTTTGCGAAGGTGCAGTAAGCGCATCGGTCGCGGCACAGATTCGTCAGGGGGACGAAGACATTGCGCGAAAAGCTGACGACATCACCCTGGGCACGACGCTTGCTCTCGTGAGCGCCCTCCTGGAGGATGGCCAGGACTTCGGGCTCAGCCATATGAGCTGCCAGCCACTCGGCCTCGGCGCGACCGAGCCTCGCTTCATCGACGGCGCGGTCGACGATCTGGCTCGTTTGCTCAGCGTGTCGTGTCACGGGCATAGCCTAGCGCGGGCGGGGTCTACTCGGCCTCTACGCCAACCCAGCCCCGCAGGGTCTCCGGGGCGGTCTGGTGCAGGAAATCTCCCGCCGGGAGGCCCTCCGGGTTCCGCTCTTTGATCGCCCGGAATAGACCAATGAGGGCCGGCACCATCTTTTCACCGGGAAGCCGCGAATAGAGCGGCTGGGCAATCCGATCACCGCCGCGCGAGCCCCCGACCAGCACGACGTGATCGTTCTTGCCATAGCCGTAGATTCCGATCTCGGCTGTGGGCGGGCGGGCGCAGTTGTTCGGGCAGCCGGTCATTCGGATGACCACATCCACATTGCCGAGGCCTTCGGCCTCCAACGCATCGAAATAGACCGGCAGGGCGTTTTCTGCGTCGGTCATCGCCAGGCCACAAGTGGGCTTGGCCGGGCAGGCCATCGCGTTGGCACGAGCCAGCTGCCCCTCGCTCGGCGTTGCCACACCGTGTTGCTCCAGGATGGCTTCCAGGGCGGCGCGGTCCTCGACATCGCATAGCAGGAGATCCTGCTGGGCCGTCAAGACGACGGAAAGACCCAGCTCCTCGACGGCCTGACGCACCGCCTTGCGCTGGGAGCCCTTCAGCCGTCCACTCTGCACCGACAATCCGTAGTAGCTCCCGCCTCCGCGCTGCTCATGCCAACCCAGATGGAGCGCCATCGACGGTAGTGCGGCGGGCTCCGGCGCGTCCTCGAGTTCGATCCCGAAACGTTCGCGCAGCGCCGCCTTCACGGCTTCGACGCCAAGTCTCCGGATCGTGTACTTCCAGCGCGCCTGCTTGCGATCCTTCCGATCACCGTGCTCCTTCTGCAGGATCACGATCGCACGGCAGGTTTCCACGACCTGCTCGCGATGGATACGCCCGAGGTGGATTCCGAGCAGCGCCGCCGTCTTCGGATTGTTATGCGAGAGCCCCAGTCCGCCTCCGGTATACAGCTCCCAGACCGCCCCCCGATCGTCGGCGGGAAGCAGGCCGATGTCCTGGGTTCGAAGATCGACGGAGTTGTCCCGCGGATGAGCGAGGCCCACCTTGAACTTCCGCGGGAGATACTGCTCCCCGTAAAGAGGCTCCTCCGGGGTCACCCGACCCGCTGTCGCTCCCTCTTCGTCCGTGAGAAAGATCTCGAAGTACGAGGACGTGCGCGGTGCCAGTTCGGCCGCGATCTCGTTGGAGAGCTCCAAGGCGCCGCAGCTCGTCTCCGGATCGAGGGTATCGATCGGCGAGCCCATCAGATTGCGATTCACATCGCCGCATGCGCCGAGCGTGCCGTGATCCAGGTAGCCCCGATTCAGGT from the bacterium genome contains:
- a CDS encoding phosphotransferase; the encoded protein is MRKQLRLSNEKLPDYMIRMGLFRPGQDIHVEAAGDGNINWVRRAFVPGEASYIVKQARPALEKFPEYEVTTERLIFEAGYLDRVRPIDEDRVCPEVVRFDADERVLVLEDLRNATRLDKALRDGRDVTVAMETLARFLARVHSATAEDPGLAAAFQNDAMRRLHGDHIFVLPYEEAFPAPPATAKRAAELRADRELAAIARTAYEAYLRPVGPLVHADVQARNILLEATGPRLLDAEISHAGDPAFDLGTLLAHLAMPAAARGEAATAVPVLQAVSEAYRNERGAEAAPPDADVMRYAGLELIRRTIGAARVSFVEEDEAGLAVLALGVAWARGR
- a CDS encoding lipo-like protein; this encodes MGLRRWITNRIVDFLTEPLSRYERRGWNDPQALRRHLRKGDVLLVEGDNRASAIIKYLTQSSWSHAALFVGDELVRRGGPSAERVREQFGDDAEWLIVEALPHGVVASPVTRYIDYNIRVARPHRIQPDDLKMVLDDQIDAIGWRYDLRNVLDLGRYLFPVRIIPDRFRRTALHFGSSMPTEVICSSLLGRTFHKVRFPILPNVEFPDGFDAEAEPTPGVRGRLLRRIFGYESGGYTGLFKMRHPTLLTPRDFDLSPYFEIVKFNVIADGRFDYQRIHWASLDDDTEDQEPHPRPYGAEPPPPPVDE
- a CDS encoding DUF45 domain-containing protein, with product MGEILDRKTRDALMVRLNRDARFIATHFELRYRAIEAERANVKNRYGICYSDGTIKIRLRHVTTGKPLKYSSLVATLCHELAHLRHFNHGLRFRSFNQTLLEFARAHGIYQPRLRHEKLPSRTAPPRRQATEPPEPEGPRQLTLF
- a CDS encoding LON peptidase substrate-binding domain-containing protein, coding for MSKPQAPLFPLSNVTLFPGTGAPLHLFEPRYRQMMQAALDADRVIVMATVRPEHAHEMAGEPPVYPIACAGFIQNYQKLADGRFNMQLQGTHRVRILRELPPTDERLYRMGEFERLEETIVDATHCHTLRERVTEHLTELARETTGLSLEHTVGRLTTMDLPTFADTVCQTVGLPVAEKQALIEADSFDERLRRLQGTLEFHRALIERGGTGPGAGTVH
- a CDS encoding ATP-binding protein gives rise to the protein MHHPPKVWDGVLTRLRTRMPPIAFEAWILPLSAQMDEDSSELRLLAPGTFHEARIRGRYLHVIREALEQETGGAIGLRLSSEASLPAAPPLAEAKGSEAKGAPDVPRPANEDGATASARPDPKLSPFQPGLSRSFDSFVVGPENALAREASIALAHRRQSGISPLFLAGPSGVGKSHLARALATEASGLYVSAEAFTNAFTSALRRKDTEAFKRRFRDCQLLVIEDVQFLEGKNATQMELLYTLEQLTLAGRPVVLTGDRLPREMSGLQPRLVSEMTRGLVAEIEPPERDLRRRILKAKASSGGVRVPEECLDLLVDRAKGSVRDLEGVLIQLVASASLLSRQIDVPLTEAALRKIAPAEAGPLRVDAVVERVSSFFGLSPQELAGRSRRKAILVPRQIAVYLSHRYTNATLTDIGRAVGRDLPAVKNAIQVVERAILEQAPLRYQVEAIVERLGIPERPALRVVQPQQSGGSSAHQGRGKLSGS
- the cofH gene encoding 5-amino-6-(D-ribitylamino)uracil--L-tyrosine 4-hydroxyphenyl transferase CofH, which produces MMLERLLADVSKDVAVLLDGALSGQELTKDGALRLLRAEGPDFHALLRAADVARQDDCGDDVSFVITRNINFTNVCYVGCSFCGFARHRDEAEAFDRSFEEMNEKARDAVSRGATEVCIQGGIDPQKDHHHYRGILTHLKAEFPKLHIHAFSPEEMDYISKQCGMPLEEQMRWLLDAGLGTMPGTAAEILDDSVRRVLSPNKLMTERWKEIVRAAHNVGLRSTATIMYGHIEEPEHVVTHLDVLRELQRETGGFTEFVPLGFIHEKNVLGHWVHSRPGPSGADDLRLIAVARLFLRPWITNIQMSWVKMGPKLSQLALEAGANDFGGTLMEESISRESGSDFGENLPAEEMRRLIREMGRIPVQRSTLYHTVERYDDPEKDPPSLEPEHRSELSGPARWRDGAGESRLEQRKGRSSGDHEPESLPRP
- the cofG gene encoding 7,8-didemethyl-8-hydroxy-5-deazariboflavin synthase CofG yields the protein MTRHAEQTSQIVDRAVDEARLGRAEAEWLAAHMAEPEVLAILQEGAHESKRRAQGDVVSFSRNVFVPLTNLCRDRCAYCTFAKTPDSPEARTYSLEEVASLTKGGVQMGCIEALFCLGDKPEIAYRDHKQWLAGEGFASTAEYLVEACKVSFEGGMLPHTNAGILTAEEMAALRGWNASMGLMLESTSTRLRGKGQAHQYAPDKDPALRLRMHEEAGELRIPFTSGLLLGIGEDDAERVDTLFAIRDLHDRHGHIQEAIIQPFHPKPGTRMRWASSLPDAAVIGWVAMARLVLGRDIQVQAPPNLAPDLMGELMQSGVSDWGGVSPITVDYINPEAPWPALVELRDRCEAAGQSLVERLPVYPHHLSKSEFFDPSVLDVTRALANDDGYARPRLSLEAA
- a CDS encoding NADPH-dependent assimilatory sulfite reductase hemoprotein subunit encodes the protein MAREVPSGPVITLQTGSLADMSKNERIKVESKGLFYVLDPKEPHSFRDELDEMGSGARETLSGNAKELSKFFGIYKQQARGERGKKTQDYFCMVRIKNPAGGRLTPRQWLALDDATDAFADGTLRITSRQAIQYHRVYGDKLGAMIRHLNRGYLDHGTLGACGDVNRNLMGSPIDTLDPETSCGALELSNEIAAELAPRTSSYFEIFLTDEEGATAGRVTPEEPLYGEQYLPRKFKVGLAHPRDNSVDLRTQDIGLLPADDRGAVWELYTGGGLGLSHNNPKTAALLGIHLGRIHREQVVETCRAIVILQKEHGDRKDRKQARWKYTIRRLGVEAVKAALRERFGIELEDAPEPAALPSMALHLGWHEQRGGGSYYGLSVQSGRLKGSQRKAVRQAVEELGLSVVLTAQQDLLLCDVEDRAALEAILEQHGVATPSEGQLARANAMACPAKPTCGLAMTDAENALPVYFDALEAEGLGNVDVVIRMTGCPNNCARPPTAEIGIYGYGKNDHVVLVGGSRGGDRIAQPLYSRLPGEKMVPALIGLFRAIKERNPEGLPAGDFLHQTAPETLRGWVGVEAE